One part of the Anopheles coustani chromosome 2, idAnoCousDA_361_x.2, whole genome shotgun sequence genome encodes these proteins:
- the LOC131262351 gene encoding Krueppel homolog 1-like, which translates to MKKGTDATTKAAVAAAAAAAANLVENVPDLWAQQDWIKTILSKSGTEIKEVPTEDLCKMVYYSGLPLLMSQQQQQQSGSGPDGSPQHQQQHQLSYGESNGSDHYPPTAHQQLQHRNGYQQPPPHTINLSNGLTIQSNPQGGPAGHVAGGGGSPNGQLTIVLSPPASQGQPNPGGYSAPVSSPHGGTTSTPAAGSKFRCEQCNISFGSKSAHTSHMKSHAKQQLVSANEKGGGGGGKGAVVDAATLTTLTAGGQQQQQQQQAQGQQPDPYQCDVCKKTFAVPARLVRHYRTHTGERPFECEFCHKMFSVKENLQVHRRIHTKERPYKCDICGRAFEHSGKLHRHMRIHTGERPHKCNVCGKTFIQSGQLVIHMRTHTGEKPYKCPVEGCGKGFTCSKQLKVHSRTHTGEKPYHCDICFRDFGYNHVLKLHRVQHYGAKCYKCTICDETFKSKKEMEAHIKGHANELPDEDETEAAGGGGGKEDETATPSVPSAVVIEPGSVAGSIEGSGSNSNSSSAFEYSSSQSNLEGAESASGDERERVALGGRHFAGMKFAHPSVAAAARGARRNNAVVENEAEDDDDDDGEEEDEYIGINEYERRTTPPYIGVPTGGGGGGGGVDPALLAAASIAAAAENGIVDCRPAEVKRSISPCLVRTSASSLSITRITPPPSIPVIGPSSSPPSSTSSSSSSSSLSSSATVMTAAGPPSSSSSTSTMISSAGLMEPVNVNRNGGASSNPPTQYIYEPLSIMKHHGYFAPASQVTEFRSSSDLVRQVEAAIAGTENLLTPPRSSPESPDRSSSPESDSVLMADRDNNTLPPRKRKLYFKDSQQQQPQQLPPHSAPKMMAPSFAGNNGQQQEQQQQQQQHQQEHRQPAKQYDSLNQPSLLAESGRFEQQQQQQLFHNQRHESESNYRLTQQHYHHHHHHQQEQQQPNFAVKSESFVAGGGRDGGTIVASHANERDHRQYPSPPPLHQQQQQQQQPVPPQASVIRMSSVIQYANKSS; encoded by the exons ATGAAGAAAGGTACGGACGCAACGACGAAAGCTGCCGTGGCTGCAGcggccgccgcagccgccaacctggtggaaaatgtgccCGATCTCTGGGCGCAGCAGGACTGGATTAAGACCATTCTCTCCAAGTCGGGGACGGAAATTAAGGAGGTCCCGACGGAAG ATCTGTGCAAGATGGTGTACTACTCTGGCCTTCCGTTGCTAATgtcacagcagcagcaacaacaatccGGTTCCGGTCCGGATGGCTCAccgcagcaccagcagcagcaccaactgAGCTACGGCGAGTCGAACGGCTCCGATCACTATCCACCAACGGCCCATCAACAGTTGCAACATCGGAATGGCTACCAGCAGCCGCCGCCCCACACGATCAACCTAAGCAATGGGCTGACGATCCAAAGCAATCCGCAGGGAGGACCAGCAGGCCATGTCGCAGGAGGTGGAGGCTCCCCTAACGGGCAGTTAACGATCGTGCTGAGTCCACCTGCGTCGCAGGGACAACCAAACCCTGGCGGATACTCGGCGCCGGTGTCTTCCCCACATGGAGGCACCACCTCGACACCGGCCGCCGGGTCGAAGTTTCGCTGCGAGCAGTGCAACATCAGCTTCGGCAGCAAAAGTGCCCACACGAGCCACATGAAATCTCACGCCAAGCAGCAGCTGGTATCGGCGAATGAgaaaggtggtggtggtggtggtaaaggAGCGGTAGTGGATGCTGCGACCCTAACGACCCTGACAGCCggtggccagcagcagcagcagcagcagcaagcgcaAGGACAGCAGCCCGATCCGTATCAGTGCGACGTGTGCAAGAAGACGTTCGCCGTGCCGGCACGGCTGGTGCGCCACTATCGCACGCACACCGGCGAGCGACCGTTCGAGTGCGAGTTCTGCCACAAGATGTTCAGCGTGAAGGAGAACCTGCAGGTGCACCGGCGGATCCACACCAAGGAGCGGCCGTACAAGTGCGACATCTGCGGGCGGGCGTTCGAGCACAGCGGCAAGCTGCACCGGCACATGCGCATCCACACCGGCGAGCGTCCGCACAAGTGCAACGTCTGCGGCAAAACGTTCATCCAGTCCGGCCAGCTGGTGATCCACATGCGCACCCATACCG GTGAAAAACCGTACAAGTGCCCAGTGGAGGGCTGCGGCAAGGGGTTCACCTGCAGCAAGCAACTGAAGGTGCACTCGCGGACACACACGGGCGAGAAGCCGTACCATTGTGATATCTGCTTCCGGGACTTCGGCTACAACCACGTGCTGAAGCTGCACCGGGTGCAGCACTATGGGGCCAAGTGCTACAAGTGCACGATCTGCGACGAGACGTTCAAGAGCAAGAAGGAGATGGAGGCGCACATCAAGGGCCATGCGAACGAGCTGCCGGACGAGGATGAGACTGAGGCGGCGGGTGGCGGGGGCGGGAAGGAGGACGAAACCGCAACGCCGTCGGTTCCGAGTGCGGTCGTCATCGAGCCCGGTTCGGTGGCGGGCAGCATCGAGGGTAGTGGTAGTAATAGTAACAGCAGCAGCGCCTTCGAGTACTCCTCAAGCCAGAGTAACCTCGAGGGCGCGGAAAGTGCGTCCGGGGACGAGCGGGAACGGGTGGCGCTGGGTGGGCGACACTTTGCGGGTATGAAGTTTGCCCATCCGTCCGTCGCAGCCGCCGCCAGAGGGGCGCGTCGGAATAACGCGGTCGTCGAGAACGAAGCggaggacgacgatgacgacgatggtgaggaggaggacgagtaCATCGGAATCAATGAGTACGAAAGGCGTACCACACCACCCTACATCGGGGTACCAacaggagggggaggaggaggaggtggcgtAGATCCGGCTCTCCTTGCTGCGGCTTCGATTGCGGCTGCGGCCGAGAATGGAATCGTCGACTGCCGCCCGGCGGAGGTGAAACGATCGATATCTCCGTGTCTTGTGCGGACGTCGGCTTCTTCGCTATCCATCACGCGGATCACCCCACCACCCTCGATTCCGGTGATCGGGCCATCATCTTCACCACCTTCCTCTACTtcctcgtcatcatcatcatcgtcgttgtcgtcgtcggccACGGTAATGACTGCGGCGGGTccgccatcatcatcctcgtcCACGTCTACCATGATCTCTTCTGCCGGTTTAATGGAACCAGTCAATGTAAATAGGAATGGCGGTGCCAGCTCCAATCCTCCGACCCAGTACATCTACGAACCGCTATCCATCATGAAACATCACGGATACTTTGCCCCCGCCTCGCAAGTGACAGAGTTCCG ATCATCCAGTGATCTGGTGCGGCAGGTGGAGGCGGCGATCGCCGGTACGGAAAATCTGCTAACGCCACCCCGTTCCTCGCCCGAGTCGCCCGATCGTTCCTCCTCACCCGAATCCGATTCAGTATTAATGGCCGATCGGGACAACAACACGCTGCCACCGCGCAAGCGAAAGCTTTACTTCAAGGAtagccaacagcagcagcctcAACAACTGCCACCGCATTCGGCACCGAAGATGATGGCTCCCTCCTTTGCCGGAAACAATGGCcaacagcaggagcagcagcagcagcagcagcagcaccagcaggaaCATCGACAACCGGCGAAACAATACGACTCCCTTAATCAACCATCACTACTTGCCGAAAGCGGACGGttcgagcagcagcaacagcagcaactatTCCACAATCAGCGGCATGAGTCGGAATCAAACTATCGTTTAACCCAACAACactaccatcatcatcatcatcatcaacaggaACAGCAGCAACCGAACTTTGCGGTTAAATCGGAAAGTTTCGTTGCTGGTGGTGGCCGTGACGGTGGAACAATCGTCGCTAGTCACGCTAATGAGCGGGATCATCGTCAGTATCCTTCTCCGCCACCActgcatcaacaacaacaacaacaacaacaaccagtaCCACCTCAGGCCTCCGTCATTCGGATGAGCTCCGTTATCCAGTACGCGAACAAGTCATCGTAG